The Trichocoleus sp. FACHB-46 genome has a segment encoding these proteins:
- a CDS encoding glycosyltransferase family 39 protein — MYKHFKVLGFKFVVSLETLLILAIAIGVLLRLINLDNREFWYDEVLSLLLSTGQKTAYRGPKDLPVVLAQYTPLLDLPPEATVKDVVKTVVNLLKGLAGGEPHPPLFFLAQHLWLRLFGNGVAAVRSLGALLSVGAIASSYGLGRVLLGHRGGLLLAALLATNPFYLFHSLNVRMYGPLVLWAVLSAWALLEIIGFKQQKANDVQQKGQKTQEILWSLIFIGSVTAGLMTFYLFAYWVVALAVVVLYLDWRRWWHHGLRFGASVLLTVPWVLWGTKQQLRNADLGRFDAPAGFLGATIAHLGDVVNTLGTHLLLGDWVTSLPQTIITTAGVAVIGLLLVAVPRLWKQSERRTLGVALILGIFPLLLALGLDVVTGKFTLGFGWGRSMIVILPGCLLLLAVGLEQAFVSWRQSVAAAVLLLYIGINVGDFTLRPRSMFHELSEIITTTSQAGASNPTSTLIVMNSQAWGHVMRLAYYIPPEAPVTLLARESGDLAPSLEKVLEGQSVSEKSCKEFSASNCLASTPTAYDRVLWLESAKPVWSPSTTEAEKQQVQQVLDQHYNPVQTQRLTGTMLLDDLTVRLYTRSPAT, encoded by the coding sequence ATGTATAAGCACTTTAAAGTTCTTGGATTTAAGTTTGTTGTTTCCCTAGAAACTCTGCTGATCCTGGCGATCGCGATTGGTGTTTTGCTCCGCTTGATTAACTTAGATAACCGCGAGTTTTGGTACGACGAAGTCTTGTCACTGCTTTTGTCAACCGGGCAAAAAACTGCTTATCGTGGGCCCAAGGATTTACCTGTTGTCTTAGCCCAATACACTCCTTTACTGGACTTACCACCAGAAGCTACAGTCAAGGATGTTGTGAAAACAGTGGTCAACCTCCTGAAAGGTCTTGCAGGCGGAGAGCCCCATCCCCCCCTCTTTTTCCTGGCGCAACATCTGTGGCTACGTTTGTTTGGTAATGGAGTGGCAGCAGTGCGAAGCTTGGGGGCCTTACTCAGCGTGGGAGCGATCGCCAGTTCCTATGGTTTAGGACGAGTGCTGTTAGGCCATCGTGGTGGCTTGCTCCTGGCGGCACTCCTAGCGACTAATCCTTTTTATCTCTTCCACTCCCTTAACGTGCGGATGTATGGTCCGCTAGTGCTTTGGGCCGTGCTAAGTGCCTGGGCTCTGCTAGAAATCATTGGTTTCAAGCAGCAGAAAGCCAACGATGTTCAACAAAAAGGCCAAAAGACCCAAGAAATTCTTTGGAGCCTCATCTTCATTGGTTCTGTAACGGCTGGACTGATGACGTTTTACCTTTTTGCCTACTGGGTAGTAGCTCTGGCGGTCGTGGTGCTCTATTTAGACTGGCGGCGATGGTGGCATCATGGGCTGCGCTTTGGAGCAAGTGTGTTGTTGACTGTTCCTTGGGTGCTGTGGGGGACTAAACAACAACTCCGGAATGCAGACTTAGGGCGCTTTGATGCTCCAGCGGGCTTTTTAGGAGCTACGATCGCCCATTTAGGAGATGTTGTTAATACCCTAGGCACGCATCTGCTCTTGGGAGACTGGGTGACTAGCCTGCCACAAACCATCATCACAACTGCGGGTGTAGCCGTGATCGGGCTACTGTTGGTCGCAGTGCCCAGGCTCTGGAAGCAGAGTGAACGGCGAACCTTGGGAGTCGCTTTGATTTTAGGAATTTTCCCCTTACTGCTAGCCCTGGGTTTGGACGTTGTCACAGGTAAGTTTACTTTGGGGTTTGGTTGGGGAAGGAGTATGATTGTCATCCTGCCCGGATGTTTACTGTTGCTCGCAGTGGGCTTGGAACAGGCATTTGTGAGCTGGCGTCAATCGGTAGCTGCGGCTGTTTTGCTGTTGTATATCGGCATTAATGTTGGCGACTTTACCCTCAGACCGCGCTCGATGTTTCATGAGTTATCAGAGATCATCACCACTACATCCCAGGCAGGGGCTAGCAATCCGACATCTACTTTAATTGTGATGAACTCTCAAGCCTGGGGGCATGTGATGCGTTTGGCATACTACATTCCTCCTGAAGCACCTGTGACGCTATTAGCGAGAGAGAGCGGTGATTTAGCACCATCCCTAGAAAAGGTTCTGGAGGGACAAAGTGTTTCTGAAAAAAGCTGTAAGGAATTCTCAGCATCTAACTGTTTGGCTTCAACTCCAACTGCATACGATCGCGTGCTCTGGTTAGAGAGTGCGAAACCCGTGTGGTCTCCTAGCACCACCGAAGCTGAAAAACAGCAAGTGCAACAGGTGCTGGATCAGCACTACAACCCAGTCCAAACTCAGCGTTTAACTGGCACGATGCTTTTGGATGATTTGACCGTCCGTCTTTATACCCGTTCTCCTGCAACCTGA
- a CDS encoding dolichol-phosphate mannosyltransferase — translation MKILRFNLPLTIIFIGILFSLCLQALVPNDVFYSGDGGLKALLAQQFSAGKLHFDLRLPANNWIQNLWDGGLYPFRPPFVYNVESRYFITFPFTFPLITAPFHALFGFRGLYVIPLLATWALWLSFYSACRRLKLGRTITAIALVLLIFAAPLSLYSGMYWEHTLAVALAFQGLAIALVPPAQGLSTRDAIVSGSLIGLSVWFRPEFLCLVGIIFFWLCATQIKALQDLKIISDKAAAFAVSMLLMTALFFSLNLLIYQHPLGIHSVQIVEEFSLKERLVEAFSNFKQLLFSLSYYFPIVFFSLIYVCLALVSGKLKLTGKMQVILIVSTLFVLAVPLIVPAGAGGKQWGPRFLLITVPLVSLLAAMQLKLLLQTYQRNLQLALLGLFAVFLTTGLYINSYLGAVDLARNYQVILPAVKGLRSQPDPIIAMSHEYVAQALAPSLPDKTFFLTEDSQAVKHLGGTLLTQGYKKFLYVCYPHRDCNTPQTSPDNLKFSQANQRFTLQFSDLGKLGKYPIYEVSIMQSSSDADAPSNQV, via the coding sequence ATGAAAATCCTGCGCTTTAATCTCCCACTCACCATCATTTTTATCGGTATTTTATTTTCTTTATGCCTGCAAGCTCTGGTACCCAACGATGTCTTTTACAGCGGGGATGGTGGACTCAAAGCTTTATTGGCACAGCAGTTTAGCGCTGGAAAGCTCCACTTTGATCTCCGCTTACCAGCAAATAATTGGATACAGAACCTTTGGGATGGTGGACTGTATCCTTTTCGGCCTCCTTTTGTCTACAACGTAGAAAGCCGTTACTTTATTACATTTCCTTTCACATTTCCTCTGATTACTGCGCCTTTTCACGCTTTGTTTGGGTTTAGAGGTCTTTACGTCATTCCTCTGCTGGCCACCTGGGCTTTATGGTTGAGCTTTTATTCAGCTTGTCGGCGACTGAAACTGGGTAGAACAATTACGGCGATCGCTCTAGTGCTTCTGATTTTTGCTGCACCACTTTCTTTATATAGCGGCATGTACTGGGAACATACTTTAGCAGTTGCCTTAGCCTTTCAGGGTTTGGCTATAGCATTAGTTCCACCTGCTCAAGGTCTCTCTACTAGAGATGCAATTGTTAGCGGTAGTCTAATTGGTTTATCTGTATGGTTTCGGCCTGAATTTTTGTGTTTGGTTGGCATCATATTTTTTTGGTTATGTGCAACTCAGATCAAAGCGCTACAAGATCTTAAAATCATCTCAGACAAAGCTGCTGCTTTTGCCGTAAGCATGCTTTTAATGACGGCATTGTTTTTCAGCCTTAACTTGCTTATCTACCAACATCCCTTAGGAATCCATTCGGTTCAAATTGTCGAAGAGTTCTCGCTAAAAGAACGGCTAGTAGAGGCATTCAGTAATTTCAAACAACTACTATTTAGCCTGTCCTATTACTTCCCAATTGTTTTCTTTTCATTAATCTACGTCTGCTTAGCCTTAGTCAGCGGTAAATTAAAACTGACTGGCAAAATGCAGGTAATTTTGATAGTTAGTACTTTGTTTGTCTTGGCAGTGCCTCTGATCGTGCCCGCAGGCGCAGGTGGCAAACAATGGGGGCCGCGTTTTTTATTAATCACGGTGCCACTCGTTTCTTTACTAGCAGCAATGCAGCTCAAGCTACTTTTACAAACTTATCAACGCAACCTACAGTTGGCATTATTAGGATTATTTGCTGTATTTTTGACCACTGGTCTGTATATCAACAGTTATTTGGGAGCCGTTGATTTAGCTCGTAATTACCAAGTAATTTTGCCCGCGGTTAAGGGGTTGCGATCGCAACCTGATCCAATAATTGCTATGTCTCATGAGTATGTCGCTCAAGCCCTAGCTCCATCTTTACCCGATAAAACATTTTTCTTGACTGAAGATAGCCAAGCAGTGAAGCATCTGGGTGGAACGCTATTAACTCAGGGATATAAAAAGTTTTTGTATGTTTGCTACCCCCATCGCGACTGCAATACTCCTCAAACTAGCCCAGATAATTTAAAGTTTTCGCAAGCAAATCAGCGATTTACGCTACAGTTCTCGGATTTGGGTAAGTTGGGTAAGTATCCCATCTATGAAGTGTCGATCATGCAGAGTTCTAGCGACGCAGACGCTCCATCTAACCAAGTTTGA
- a CDS encoding glycosyltransferase — translation MSTDPSRPLLAPPSGSLTISEPKVDPALQLDAPEASPSSSVYLSLVIPTFNESENIEAMIELLSKLLDQALPGNYELIVVDDDSPDYTWKIAQEMVSQYPQLRVMRRQQERGLSTAVIRGWQVARGEVLGVIDGDLQHPPEVLLQLVAETQQGADLATASRHVEGGGVSSWSVVRRFLSRGAQLIGLIILPGVIGRVSDPMSGYFLVRRSAIAGKTLSPVGYKILIEVLGRGNIGRVAEVGYVFQERQSGESKVTWKQYVEYLRHLVRLRLALSPFGRFIRFGFVGLTGLFVDMSVFYLLREGLQLGLTRSNIISVELAILNNFLWNDAWTFSDISSRQQGWRQRAKRLLKFNVICLMGLILNTLIVNFLFNALGMNQYVAKLIAIAVVLFWNFWINLKLSWRVTEVK, via the coding sequence ATGAGTACTGATCCATCCCGTCCCCTTTTAGCTCCACCTTCTGGCTCCTTAACAATTAGTGAACCCAAGGTTGATCCTGCCCTCCAACTGGATGCTCCTGAAGCATCTCCTTCTTCTAGCGTTTATTTATCCCTGGTGATTCCCACTTTCAATGAGAGTGAGAACATTGAAGCCATGATTGAGCTGCTGAGCAAGCTGCTGGATCAGGCGCTTCCAGGTAACTATGAATTGATTGTGGTGGATGACGATAGCCCAGACTATACCTGGAAAATTGCGCAGGAGATGGTGAGTCAATATCCGCAACTCCGAGTCATGCGACGGCAGCAGGAACGGGGACTCTCCACTGCTGTGATTCGGGGCTGGCAAGTGGCTAGAGGAGAAGTGCTTGGGGTCATCGATGGCGATCTCCAGCATCCCCCAGAAGTTTTGTTGCAGTTGGTCGCCGAGACGCAGCAGGGGGCAGATTTGGCCACAGCAAGCCGCCATGTCGAAGGAGGTGGCGTGAGTAGCTGGAGTGTGGTGCGGCGGTTTCTATCGCGTGGCGCTCAATTAATTGGATTGATCATTTTACCGGGGGTGATTGGTCGAGTTTCAGACCCGATGAGCGGCTACTTCTTGGTGCGACGGAGCGCGATCGCCGGAAAAACGCTGAGTCCTGTAGGCTACAAAATTTTGATTGAAGTGTTGGGCCGAGGCAACATTGGCCGAGTTGCCGAAGTCGGTTATGTGTTTCAGGAACGCCAAAGCGGCGAGAGCAAGGTGACTTGGAAGCAGTATGTCGAATATCTCCGTCATCTAGTTCGTTTACGTTTAGCCTTGTCTCCCTTTGGTCGCTTTATCCGCTTTGGCTTTGTGGGGCTAACAGGCTTGTTTGTGGATATGTCGGTGTTCTATTTGCTGCGGGAAGGTTTACAACTAGGACTAACCAGAAGCAACATCATTTCCGTGGAGTTGGCAATTCTTAATAACTTTCTCTGGAATGATGCCTGGACCTTTAGCGATATTTCTAGTCGGCAACAAGGATGGCGGCAACGTGCCAAGCGCTTGCTGAAGTTTAATGTGATTTGCTTGATGGGTTTGATCCTCAATACTCTTATTGTCAACTTTTTGTTCAATGCCTTGGGCATGAACCAGTACGTTGCCAAACTGATCGCGATCGCAGTAGTGCTGTTCTGGAACTTCTGGATTAACCTGAAATTGAGCTGGCGGGTCACCGAAGTTAAATAG